Proteins encoded together in one Pseudomonas sp. ADAK13 window:
- a CDS encoding sigma-E factor negative regulatory protein: MSRDALQESLSAVMDNEADELELRRVLNAFDDAETRDTWSRYQVARAVMHKDLLIPRLDIAAAVSAALADEAVPAKAARGPWRSLGRLAVAASVTVAVLAGVRLYNQDEIAGAELAQQTQQPVMAGPQVKGPAVLAGYKESSDTTGPMANGVLQGQSGWQDQRLPGYLRQHAQESALKGTESALPYARAASLENR, translated from the coding sequence ATGAGTCGTGATGCCCTGCAGGAATCGCTGTCCGCAGTGATGGATAACGAAGCGGATGAACTGGAACTTCGTCGAGTGCTTAATGCATTTGATGACGCCGAAACCCGTGATACCTGGTCTCGTTACCAAGTCGCTCGGGCGGTGATGCACAAGGATCTTCTAATCCCTCGTCTGGATATTGCTGCGGCCGTTTCTGCTGCGCTGGCTGATGAAGCCGTTCCGGCAAAAGCTGCTCGCGGTCCTTGGCGTAGCCTGGGTCGTTTGGCAGTCGCTGCATCGGTGACCGTCGCTGTGTTGGCAGGTGTTCGCCTGTACAACCAGGACGAAATCGCCGGTGCCGAACTGGCCCAACAAACCCAGCAACCGGTCATGGCCGGTCCGCAGGTCAAGGGTCCAGCCGTACTGGCCGGCTACAAGGAAAGCTCTGATACCACCGGGCCTATGGCCAACGGTGTACTTCAAGGGCAATCCGGCTGGCAGGACCAGCGTCTTCCAGGCTACCTGCGCCAACACGCACAGGAATCTGCCTTGAAGGGCACTGAAAGCGCTCTGCCATACGCTCGCGCTGCAAGCCTGGAAAACCGCTAG
- the rpoE gene encoding RNA polymerase sigma factor RpoE — MLTQEEDQQLVERVQRGDKRAFDLLVLKYQHKILGLIVRFVHDTHEAQDVAQEAFIKAYRALGNFRGDSAFYTWLYRIAINTAKNYLVSRGRRPPDSDVSSEDAEFYDGDHGLKDLESPERALLRDEIEGTVHRTIQQLPEDLRTALTLREFDGLSYEDIAAVMQCPVGTVRSRIFRAREAIDKALQPLLQEN; from the coding sequence ATGCTAACCCAGGAAGAGGATCAGCAGCTGGTCGAGCGCGTTCAACGCGGCGACAAGCGGGCATTTGATCTGCTAGTGCTGAAATACCAGCACAAAATTCTCGGGTTGATCGTGCGGTTTGTGCACGACACCCATGAAGCGCAGGACGTTGCACAGGAAGCCTTTATCAAGGCGTACCGTGCACTCGGTAATTTCCGCGGTGATAGTGCGTTTTACACGTGGCTTTACCGCATCGCCATCAACACGGCGAAGAACTATCTGGTTTCTCGCGGTCGCCGCCCACCGGATAGTGATGTTAGTTCGGAAGATGCTGAATTTTATGATGGTGATCACGGCCTCAAGGATCTCGAGTCGCCGGAGCGTGCATTGCTGCGCGACGAGATCGAGGGAACCGTCCATCGAACAATTCAGCAACTACCAGAAGATTTACGTACGGCGTTAACTTTACGTGAATTCGATGGTCTGAGTTACGAGGACATTGCGGCCGTCATGCAATGTCCGGTGGGTACCGTACGTTCCCGGATTTTCCGGGCTCGGGAAGCCATCGATAAAGCCCTGCAGCCGTTGTTGCAGGAAAACTGA
- a CDS encoding MucB/RseB C-terminal domain-containing protein, with amino-acid sequence MRAIPLLALLLSGWFAVPAHADEAQDWLTRLGRAEQQQSFQGTFIYERNGSFSTHDIWHRVQNGQVRERLLQLDGSAQEVLRVDGRTQCVSGTLVAGLGGSPDSPSRTLDPQKLKAFYELAVIGKSRVAGRNAVIVSVTPRDQYRYGFELHLDRETALPLKSLLLNDQGQLLERFQFTRLNTSMPDDRDLQPSGECTPVAVTSAKAPEVEVPQDWRLDWLPPGFQLVNSSAHKDSHTKVIVSSLMYDDGLARFSVFLEPLNGATVTETRTQLGPTVAVSRRLNTLEGEVMVTVVGEVPIGTAERIALSVRSGTTPAKP; translated from the coding sequence ATGCGCGCCATACCGCTCCTTGCGTTGTTGCTCAGTGGCTGGTTTGCAGTCCCCGCCCATGCCGACGAAGCCCAAGACTGGCTTACGCGTCTTGGGCGGGCAGAGCAGCAACAAAGCTTTCAGGGCACCTTCATCTACGAGCGTAACGGTAGTTTTTCTACCCATGACATCTGGCATCGCGTCCAGAATGGTCAGGTCCGTGAGCGGCTTTTGCAGCTCGATGGTTCTGCCCAGGAAGTCCTGCGCGTTGATGGCCGTACCCAATGCGTGAGTGGCACGCTGGTTGCCGGACTTGGGGGCTCCCCCGATTCTCCTTCACGCACCCTTGATCCGCAAAAACTTAAAGCCTTCTACGAGCTTGCCGTTATCGGCAAATCGCGCGTGGCGGGTAGAAATGCGGTGATCGTCTCTGTGACTCCCCGGGATCAATACCGTTATGGCTTTGAGCTGCACCTGGACCGCGAAACCGCGCTGCCACTGAAGTCGTTATTGCTTAACGACCAGGGCCAGTTGCTGGAGCGATTCCAGTTCACCCGGCTCAATACGTCGATGCCTGATGATCGTGACCTGCAGCCCAGTGGCGAATGTACGCCTGTGGCTGTAACCAGCGCCAAGGCCCCGGAGGTCGAAGTTCCTCAGGATTGGCGCCTCGATTGGCTGCCGCCAGGCTTCCAGTTGGTCAACAGCAGCGCCCATAAAGATTCCCACACCAAGGTAATCGTCAGCAGTTTGATGTATGACGATGGCCTGGCACGTTTCTCAGTGTTTTTGGAGCCGCTCAACGGTGCGACCGTGACCGAGACTCGAACCCAGCTGGGCCCGACCGTCGCTGTATCACGGCGTCTCAATACCCTGGAAGGCGAGGTGATGGTGACTGTGGTCGGCGAAGTCCCGATTGGCACCGCCGAACGGATTGCGCTGTCTGTACGCAGCGGCACCACGCCCGCCAAGCCGTGA
- the nadB gene encoding L-aspartate oxidase has protein sequence MSQQFQHDVLVIGSGAAGLSLALTLPSNLRIAVLSKGDLANGSTFWAQGGVAAVLDDTDTVQSHVEDTLNAGGGLCNEEAVRFTVEHSREAIQWLIDQGVPFTRDEHSGTDDGGFEFHLTREGGHSHRRIIHAADATGAAIFKTLLDQARQRPNIELLEQRVAVDLITEKRLGLSGERCLGAYVLNRASGEVDTYGARFTILASGGAAKVYLYTSNPDGACGDGIAMAWRSGCRVANLEFNQFHPTCLYHPQAKSFLITEALRGEGAHLKLPNGERFMQRFDPRAELAPRDIVARAIDHEMKRLGIDCVYLDISHKPEAFIKTHFPTVYERCLAFNIDITKGPIPVVPAAHYTCGGVMVDQHGRTDVPGLYAIGETSFTGLHGANRMASNSLLECFVYARSAAADILEQLPRIPVPAALPRWDASQVTDSDEDVIIAHNWDELRRFMWDYVGIVRTNKRLARAQHRVRLLLDEIDEFYSNYKVSRDLIELRNLAQVAELMIRSAMERKESRGLHYTLDYPQMLPEARDTILVPTTYGG, from the coding sequence ATGAGCCAACAGTTTCAACACGATGTCCTGGTGATTGGCAGCGGCGCCGCAGGCTTGAGCCTTGCGCTGACCCTGCCGAGCAATCTGCGCATAGCCGTACTGAGCAAGGGCGACCTGGCCAATGGCTCGACATTCTGGGCCCAAGGCGGTGTCGCCGCGGTACTGGATGACACCGACACCGTACAATCCCACGTCGAAGACACCCTGAATGCGGGCGGCGGCCTGTGCAATGAAGAGGCGGTGCGCTTCACCGTCGAACACAGCCGCGAAGCCATCCAATGGCTGATCGACCAGGGCGTGCCGTTCACCCGCGATGAACATTCCGGTACCGACGACGGCGGCTTCGAGTTCCACCTGACCCGCGAAGGCGGCCATAGCCATCGGCGCATCATCCATGCCGCCGACGCCACCGGCGCCGCGATCTTCAAGACCTTGCTCGACCAGGCCCGGCAGCGCCCGAACATTGAACTGCTGGAACAACGGGTCGCCGTCGACCTGATCACCGAAAAACGCCTGGGCCTGTCGGGCGAACGCTGCCTCGGCGCCTACGTACTCAACCGCGCCAGTGGTGAAGTCGACACCTACGGCGCACGCTTCACGATTCTCGCTTCGGGCGGCGCGGCGAAGGTCTACCTCTATACCAGCAACCCCGACGGCGCCTGCGGTGATGGTATCGCCATGGCCTGGCGTTCGGGCTGCCGGGTCGCGAACCTGGAGTTCAACCAGTTTCACCCCACATGCCTTTATCACCCGCAGGCCAAGAGTTTCCTGATCACCGAGGCCCTGCGCGGCGAAGGTGCACACCTGAAGCTGCCCAACGGCGAACGCTTCATGCAGCGGTTCGACCCGAGGGCCGAACTGGCCCCGCGAGACATCGTCGCCCGGGCCATCGACCATGAAATGAAGCGCCTGGGCATTGACTGCGTCTACCTGGACATCAGCCACAAGCCCGAAGCCTTCATCAAGACCCACTTTCCGACGGTCTACGAGCGCTGCCTGGCGTTCAACATCGACATCACCAAAGGCCCGATCCCGGTCGTACCGGCGGCGCACTACACCTGCGGCGGCGTGATGGTCGACCAGCACGGCCGCACCGATGTGCCAGGCCTGTACGCCATCGGCGAAACCAGCTTCACCGGCCTGCACGGTGCCAACCGCATGGCCAGTAACTCGCTGCTGGAATGCTTCGTGTACGCCCGCTCCGCCGCCGCCGACATCCTTGAACAACTGCCGCGCATCCCGGTGCCGGCCGCCCTGCCCCGCTGGGACGCCAGCCAGGTGACGGACTCGGACGAAGACGTGATCATCGCCCACAACTGGGACGAGCTGCGGCGCTTCATGTGGGACTACGTGGGAATCGTGCGCACCAACAAGCGCCTGGCACGGGCGCAGCACCGGGTTCGACTGCTGCTGGATGAGATCGACGAGTTCTACAGCAACTATAAGGTCAGCCGCGACCTGATCGAGCTGCGCAACCTGGCCCAGGTGGCGGAACTGATGATCCGCTCGGCCATGGAGCGCAAAGAGAGCCGGGGCCTGCATTACACCCTCGACTACCCGCAAATGCTGCCCGAGGCGCGCGACACTATCCTGGTGCCAACCACCTACGGCGGCTGA
- a CDS encoding DegQ family serine endoprotease has protein sequence MSIPRLKSYLSIVATVLVLGQAVTAQAAELPDFTQLVEQASPAVVNISTTQKLPDRKVSNQQMPDLEGLPPMLREFFERGMPQPRTPRGGGGGQREAQSLGSGFIISPDGYILTNNHVIADADEILVRLADRSELKAKLVGTDPRSDVALLKIEGKDLPVLKLGKSQDLKAGQWVVAIGSPFGFDHTVTQGIVSAIGRSLPNENYVPFIQTDVPINPGNSGGPLFNLAGEVVGINSQIYTRSGGFMGVSFAIPIDVAMDVSNQLKTGGKVSRGWLGVVIQEVNKDLAESFGLDKPAGALVAQIQDDGPAAKGGLQVGDVILSMNGQPIVMSADLPHLVGALKAGSKAKLEVIRDGKRQNVELTVGAIPEEGAALDALGNSKPGAERSSNRLGIAVVELTDEQKKSFDLKSGVVIKEVQDGPASLIGLQPGDVITHLNNQAINSTKEFTDIAKALPKNRSVSMRVLRQGRASFITFKLAE, from the coding sequence ATGTCGATACCACGTTTGAAGTCTTACCTATCCATAGTCGCCACGGTGCTGGTGCTGGGTCAGGCCGTTACCGCGCAAGCGGCCGAGCTGCCTGACTTCACCCAACTGGTGGAGCAGGCGTCGCCTGCCGTGGTGAACATCAGTACTACGCAGAAGCTGCCGGATCGCAAAGTTTCCAACCAGCAGATGCCCGACCTGGAAGGCCTGCCGCCGATGCTGCGGGAGTTCTTCGAGCGTGGCATGCCCCAGCCGCGTACGCCGCGTGGCGGTGGTGGTGGCCAGCGCGAGGCCCAGTCCCTGGGTTCGGGTTTCATCATCTCGCCTGACGGCTACATCCTGACCAACAACCACGTGATTGCCGACGCTGACGAGATTCTTGTGCGCCTGGCTGACCGCAGCGAGCTGAAAGCCAAGCTGGTGGGCACCGACCCACGTTCTGACGTGGCCCTGCTGAAAATCGAAGGCAAGGACCTGCCGGTGCTCAAGCTGGGCAAATCCCAGGACCTGAAAGCCGGGCAATGGGTAGTCGCCATCGGTTCGCCGTTTGGTTTTGACCATACCGTGACCCAAGGCATCGTCAGCGCCATCGGTCGCAGCCTGCCAAACGAAAACTACGTACCGTTCATCCAGACCGACGTGCCGATCAACCCGGGTAACTCCGGTGGCCCTCTGTTCAACCTGGCGGGCGAAGTGGTCGGCATCAACTCGCAGATCTACACCCGTTCCGGTGGTTTCATGGGCGTGTCCTTTGCGATCCCAATCGACGTGGCCATGGACGTTTCCAACCAGCTGAAAACCGGTGGCAAAGTCAGCCGCGGCTGGCTGGGTGTGGTGATCCAGGAAGTTAACAAGGACCTGGCTGAATCCTTCGGTCTCGACAAGCCGGCCGGTGCCCTGGTCGCACAGATTCAGGACGATGGCCCGGCTGCCAAAGGCGGCTTGCAAGTCGGTGACGTGATTCTGAGCATGAACGGCCAGCCGATCGTCATGTCTGCAGACTTGCCGCACCTGGTGGGCGCGCTCAAGGCCGGCAGCAAGGCCAAGCTGGAAGTGATTCGCGACGGCAAGCGCCAGAACGTTGAGCTGACCGTTGGTGCGATCCCGGAAGAAGGCGCGGCGCTTGATGCGCTGGGTAACAGCAAGCCGGGTGCAGAGCGCAGCAGCAACCGCCTGGGCATCGCCGTGGTCGAGTTGACCGATGAGCAGAAGAAAAGCTTCGACCTCAAGAGTGGCGTAGTGATCAAGGAAGTCCAGGACGGTCCTGCCTCCCTGATCGGCCTGCAGCCGGGTGATGTCATTACTCACCTGAACAACCAGGCTATCAACTCCACCAAAGAGTTCACCGACATCGCCAAGGCGCTGCCGAAGAACCGCTCGGTGTCGATGCGCGTCCTGCGTCAGGGGCGCGCCAGCTTCATTACCTTCAAACTGGCCGAGTAA